The nucleotide window GGCGGGCGTGAAGAGCGTGGGCGCGAACACCGTCACGGCCCAGACCTGCGCCTGCGGGTCGTGGGCCAGCAGCTCCCAGCGACTGGGGGTCAGGCAGGTGGGGAAGGTAAGGCCGCGCCACTCGAAGCGCCCGGCACCCTCGGCGCCGTGTCCCAGCGGCCGGTCCAGACCCACGATCAGGCGCGGGCGGCCGGCGGCGGTGGCGCGGACCGTGTCCACGACGCGGCCGTCCGGCAGGAGCGCGTAGGTGACGCTGGGATTGTCCAGCCGGCGCCACAGCGGCAGGCTGGTGCGGGTCACGTACCACGTCCCCGTGACGGCGTGCGGGTCGAGCCGGCCCGTCCGGCCGGGGAACGCGGCGGCGAGGCTCACGCCGGGCCGCCGGGCCACTCGCGGCGCAGCAGGTCGAGCCGTACGCTGTCGTGCCGCACTCCACCCACCACCCGCGCCTCGCGCACGCGCCCGCACTCCCGGAACCCCAGCCGGCGCGCGAGGCGGATCATGCGTTCGTTGCCGCCCCAGGTCGTGACGGTCAGAGTCTGGGCATCTGTCCAGTCCAGGGTATCCTGCACCCACAGGCTCAGGGCGCGCGTGCCCACCCCACCGCCCCAGTAGGCCGGGTCGAGCAGCAGGATGCCCAGGTCCCACCAGCCGCCGCCGACCGGTTCCTCCTCCGAGCGGTTGACCATGCCGACCACCTGTTCCCCCACCACGACCAGCCGCTCGTCGGGGTCGGGGGTGGTCTGGCGCAGGTACTTGACGTAGGCGCGCATGGTCTCGGTCGTCTGGGCCGGCGGGGTGTAGGGCGCGTCCCAGACTCGCCACTCGGCGGCAGGATCGGTGAGCCAGCGCGCCAGGGCCGGCACGTCTTCCGGTCGGCGGTCGCGCAGCGTCACGGCCAGGGCGGGGAGGTCACTCACGGCGCGGAGTATGGCAGAAGCGCGGCGACGGGAATGGGCTACGGCGACCCGTCACCGGCTGGCCGGCGCCCGGCGCAGCCGCAGGTAGCGGTGCCCGGCGACCGTGACTGTCTCCTGCCCCGCGAACCCCAGGCGACGGTAGAGCCGCTCAGCCGGGTTGCCTTCCTCGACGAGCAGCGCCAGGGGCAGCCCGGCGGCCTCCGAGCGCGCCGCGCAGGCCGCGACGAGCGTGGCCCCCAGCCCCCGCCCCCGCGCCGTCTGGGCGACCGCCAGCGTGTCGAGGTACAGCTCACCCGGCCGGGCCTCGGCGGCAATCTGGTCAGGGCGGCCCAGGGCGCGTAGGCGGTCCCGGAAGGGGACGTCCAGCGCCGCCGCTCCGTCACCGGGATACAGCACCGCGAGGCCCAGGGGCACGCCACCTTCTTCCAGCAGCAGCGTGAATTCGGCGCTCAGGCGGTGGCCGGGCCGCCTGAAGAACTCCGCGATGACCTTCGCCGCTCCCGCGTCATCCGGCTCCCCCGTCAACGCGTGACCGATGGCCCCGATGGTCGCCTGGATGAGCGGCGCGGCGAAGGCGGCGTCTCCAGGGACGGCGGGGCGAACCCGGAGGGCGTTTGGGGCCTGAAGCGACATGCCCGGACTATGCCACGCCCGGCCTCTGGACCCCCGGCCCCTCCCCTGCCTTCAGGGGCCTGCCGGTGAAGAACAGCTCAAGCGCCGGGCATCCGGGCCGCGCGCGCGCCCGCTACGGTGACGCCATGCCCCTGAAACCGGATATCGAGCGTCCCGAGACCCAGAGCAGACGGGTGGGATTCGCCATCGTCGGCATCGGCGAACTCAGCGCCGAGGAACTCATCCCGGCCGCGCGCACGAGCGAGCACGCCTACGTGGCGGCCCTGGTCACCGGCGAACGCGGCAAGGGCGAGGCCTTCGCCCTGAGTCTGGGCCTGACCCCGGACGACGTGTACACCTATGAGGAGTACGACCGCCTCGGTGAGCGCAGCGACGTGGAGGCCGTGTACGTCGTGCTGCCCAACTCGATGCACCGCGAATACGTGGAGCGGGCCGCGAAGGCGGGCAAACACGTCCTATGCGAGAAGCCGCTGGGCGTGAACGCCGCCGACGCCCAGGCCATCGTGGACGCCTGCGCGGGGGCCGGGGTGCAGCTCATGACCGCCTACCGCTGCCAGTACACCCCGGAACACTGGGCGGCCCGCCAGGCCGTGCAGGAGGGCCGGCTGGGCAAGATCAAGCTGCTCGACTCCATCCACGTGCAGGTGCAGGACGACCCCGAGGCCTGGCGCCTCAAGCTCGGTCTCGCAGGCGGCGGGCCACTGCCGGACGTGGGCATCTACAGCCTGAACACCATCCGCTTCGTGACCGGCCAGGAACCCGAGTGGGTCTTTGCCGCGCAGCACCAGCCCCAGGGCGACCTGCGCTTCACGGAGGTCGAGGAGTCGGTGAGCTTCATGCTGGGATTTGCGGACGGTGTGGTCGCCAACTGCCTGACGAGCTACGGCGCCCTGAAGACCTCGACCCTGCGGGTGCTGGGAGAAGAAGGCGCGCTGCTGATGGACCCGGCCTTTCCCTACGATGGCCTGAAACTGACCATTGAGGACGAGGCCGGCAAGTTCGAGCCGAGCTTCGGCAGCTACGACCAGTTCTCTCAGGAGTTCGACCACTTCGCGCAGCGGGTCCGCGACGGCCAGCGCCCCTGGACCCCTGGCGAGGAGGGCGTGCAGGACCACGTGATTATGGACGCGGTCTACGAGAGCGCCCGCAGCGGGCAAGTCGTGCGCCTGAAGTTCGTGGAGGGCCAGGACGCC belongs to Deinococcus sp. Leaf326 and includes:
- a CDS encoding Gfo/Idh/MocA family protein yields the protein MPLKPDIERPETQSRRVGFAIVGIGELSAEELIPAARTSEHAYVAALVTGERGKGEAFALSLGLTPDDVYTYEEYDRLGERSDVEAVYVVLPNSMHREYVERAAKAGKHVLCEKPLGVNAADAQAIVDACAGAGVQLMTAYRCQYTPEHWAARQAVQEGRLGKIKLLDSIHVQVQDDPEAWRLKLGLAGGGPLPDVGIYSLNTIRFVTGQEPEWVFAAQHQPQGDLRFTEVEESVSFMLGFADGVVANCLTSYGALKTSTLRVLGEEGALLMDPAFPYDGLKLTIEDEAGKFEPSFGSYDQFSQEFDHFAQRVRDGQRPWTPGEEGVQDHVIMDAVYESARSGQVVRLKFVEGQDAFRGTPPEVPGQD
- a CDS encoding GNAT family N-acetyltransferase gives rise to the protein MSLQAPNALRVRPAVPGDAAFAAPLIQATIGAIGHALTGEPDDAGAAKVIAEFFRRPGHRLSAEFTLLLEEGGVPLGLAVLYPGDGAAALDVPFRDRLRALGRPDQIAAEARPGELYLDTLAVAQTARGRGLGATLVAACAARSEAAGLPLALLVEEGNPAERLYRRLGFAGQETVTVAGHRYLRLRRAPASR
- a CDS encoding GNAT family N-acetyltransferase, whose product is MSDLPALAVTLRDRRPEDVPALARWLTDPAAEWRVWDAPYTPPAQTTETMRAYVKYLRQTTPDPDERLVVVGEQVVGMVNRSEEEPVGGGWWDLGILLLDPAYWGGGVGTRALSLWVQDTLDWTDAQTLTVTTWGGNERMIRLARRLGFRECGRVREARVVGGVRHDSVRLDLLRREWPGGPA